The following are encoded in a window of Thermoanaerobacter ethanolicus JW 200 genomic DNA:
- the ruvA gene encoding Holliday junction branch migration protein RuvA: MIEYIRGMIEDIGQDYVVIDFMGIGIKVFVPFSTLKVLPSKGNITKLYTYLHMREDGFQIFGFKTKEELDLFEKLLSVSGVGPKGALSILSVVSIDNFVKAVNVGDYKALTIAPGIGKKTAERIILELKDKLPKEIVFEGDNNFSNEALEALLALGYTKSEAIYALADITCDSVEEAVKQALKKLMK, translated from the coding sequence ATGATTGAGTATATTAGAGGGATGATTGAAGATATTGGACAAGATTATGTAGTGATTGACTTTATGGGTATAGGTATAAAGGTTTTTGTCCCATTTTCTACTTTGAAAGTTTTACCTTCTAAAGGAAATATAACCAAGCTTTATACATATTTACATATGAGAGAAGATGGTTTCCAAATTTTTGGCTTTAAAACAAAAGAAGAGTTAGATTTATTTGAGAAATTATTGTCTGTTAGTGGTGTAGGGCCTAAAGGAGCTTTGTCTATTTTGTCCGTGGTTTCTATTGATAATTTTGTAAAAGCAGTTAACGTAGGCGATTATAAAGCTCTTACGATAGCTCCGGGAATAGGCAAGAAGACTGCTGAGAGAATTATTTTGGAATTAAAAGATAAGCTTCCAAAAGAAATAGTTTTTGAAGGTGATAATAATTTTTCAAATGAGGCTTTAGAAGCTTTATTAGCTTTGGGTTATACCAAAAGTGAAGCTATTTATGCTTTGGCAGATATCACCTGTGATAGCGTAGAAGAAGCTGTAAAGCAAGCTTTGAAAAAATTAATGAAATAG
- the ruvB gene encoding Holliday junction branch migration DNA helicase RuvB, producing the protein MEERILTQSFTQEDASEYSLRPRWLSEYIGQQKIKEELKIYIEAAKMRKEPLDHVLLYGPPGLGKTTLATVISNEMGVGIKITSGPAIEKSRDLAAILTNLQENDILFIDEIHRLNRSVEEILYPAMEDFELDIVIGKGPSARSIRLSLPRFTLIGATTRAALMTSPLRDRFGVINRLDYYSVEELKEIIKRSANILNIGIDEDAALEIAKRSRGTPRIANRLLKRVRDFAQVRGNGYIDFKTSKEALDVLGVDEMGLEYIDRKILVSIIEKFGGGPVGIDAIAASIGEDGDTIEDVYEPYLLQIGFLNRTPRGRVVTKLAYDYLKYPYIEQGRIEGV; encoded by the coding sequence ATGGAGGAGAGAATACTAACTCAAAGTTTTACACAGGAAGATGCCTCTGAATACAGTTTGCGTCCTAGGTGGCTTTCTGAGTATATAGGTCAGCAAAAGATAAAAGAGGAATTAAAAATTTACATAGAAGCCGCTAAGATGAGAAAAGAGCCCCTTGACCATGTCCTACTATATGGTCCTCCTGGCCTTGGAAAAACGACTTTAGCCACAGTAATTTCTAATGAAATGGGAGTAGGAATAAAAATAACCTCAGGTCCTGCTATAGAAAAGTCGAGAGATTTGGCAGCCATCTTAACTAATTTACAGGAAAATGACATACTTTTTATAGATGAGATTCACAGGCTTAATAGAAGTGTAGAAGAGATTCTATATCCTGCAATGGAAGACTTTGAATTGGATATAGTAATAGGAAAAGGCCCAAGTGCCAGGTCTATAAGGCTTAGTCTTCCGCGCTTTACTTTAATTGGGGCTACGACAAGGGCTGCTCTTATGACTTCTCCTTTGAGAGACAGATTTGGGGTTATAAACCGCTTGGATTACTATTCAGTGGAGGAATTAAAAGAAATAATTAAAAGGTCAGCGAATATTTTAAACATTGGAATTGATGAAGATGCAGCTTTGGAGATTGCTAAAAGGTCACGGGGGACTCCGAGAATTGCCAATAGACTTCTAAAACGGGTGAGAGATTTCGCACAAGTAAGAGGAAATGGATACATTGATTTTAAAACTTCCAAAGAAGCGCTGGACGTATTAGGTGTAGATGAGATGGGATTAGAATACATTGATAGAAAGATTTTGGTTTCTATTATAGAAAAGTTTGGCGGTGGTCCTGTAGGAATCGATGCTATTGCTGCATCAATAGGAGAAGATGGGGATACAATAGAGGATGTTTATGAACCTTATCTTTTACAAATAGGTTTTTTAAACAGGACTCCGCGAGGAAGAGTTGTTACAAAATTAGCTTATGATTACCTTAAATATCCTTATATAGAACAGGGGAGGATAGAAGGTGTTTGA
- a CDS encoding DUF2905 domain-containing protein, whose amino-acid sequence MFDNFGKMLIFMGAILILIGVLFSVGSKIGLGRLPGDIVYQKGNFTFYFPIMTSLLLSLFLTLIFWLFRR is encoded by the coding sequence GTGTTTGATAATTTTGGTAAAATGTTGATATTTATGGGAGCTATATTAATTTTAATAGGGGTGCTTTTTTCTGTAGGTTCAAAAATTGGTTTAGGACGTTTGCCGGGAGATATAGTTTATCAAAAAGGAAATTTCACTTTTTATTTTCCTATTATGACAAGCCTTTTATTGAGCCTGTTTTTAACATTAATTTTTTGGCTTTTTAGAAGATAA